The following are from one region of the Nitrospirota bacterium genome:
- a CDS encoding serine hydrolase, translated as MKRSRNFLHILRSFEFVAALLITFLLCSVSGATDITARSAVIMDTDTEQVLYAKNPLLKQPPASTSKLVTAMVVLDNLDVGDVTTISANAAELSSGTVELHEGDRYYIGDLLHIMLMKSVNGAAVALAEAVSGSEGAFVNLMNRKAKRIGANNTRYINPHGLPGQGQYITAYDLAIIMRESLQYPVIKNIINKKTKTVVSIDGSTASLTNTNKLLWRDEDLLGGKTGYTRAARHCLAFAAEHGENTFVAAVLGDSQRSNLWRSAETVLNKGYNISESHTKPEIHFSNDRSEAKSKKFESKHHYNYSKASKTKHGHYTAHKNTKELKIAKVARSYSGARSNKGTVLSVKYTQKKLYAKGTGTHKSKVAHKREKFTAKAGLKHNKAKSLRGENNKAANKHASKAKCYIVAKKTTKVSKVRKGRVFDVASTDPKCKPVAY; from the coding sequence ATGAAAAGGAGTAGGAATTTTTTACACATTTTGCGTAGTTTTGAATTTGTAGCGGCTTTATTGATAACTTTTCTACTGTGCTCAGTTTCAGGTGCAACCGATATAACTGCACGAAGTGCAGTCATCATGGACACAGACACAGAACAGGTGTTGTATGCTAAAAATCCGCTTCTTAAACAGCCGCCGGCAAGCACGTCAAAGCTTGTTACCGCCATGGTTGTGTTGGATAATCTGGACGTAGGGGATGTGACAACTATATCTGCTAATGCTGCGGAACTGAGTAGTGGCACTGTGGAACTGCATGAGGGTGACAGATACTACATAGGCGATTTGCTGCACATTATGCTTATGAAATCGGTTAATGGCGCTGCGGTTGCCTTAGCCGAGGCGGTTAGCGGCTCTGAGGGAGCATTTGTTAATCTCATGAATAGAAAGGCCAAAAGAATAGGCGCTAATAATACCAGATATATTAATCCGCATGGCCTTCCAGGGCAGGGACAGTATATAACTGCCTATGACCTTGCCATTATCATGAGGGAGTCTCTTCAGTATCCGGTTATAAAAAATATAATTAATAAAAAAACTAAAACCGTTGTTTCAATTGACGGCTCAACTGCCTCTCTGACAAATACAAACAAACTCCTGTGGAGAGACGAGGACTTACTTGGCGGAAAAACAGGCTACACCAGAGCGGCACGGCATTGTCTGGCATTTGCAGCCGAACACGGCGAAAACACGTTTGTTGCTGCCGTGCTTGGAGACTCTCAGAGGTCAAATCTGTGGAGGAGTGCCGAGACTGTTCTTAATAAAGGCTATAATATATCAGAGTCACACACTAAACCTGAAATACACTTTAGTAACGACAGAAGCGAGGCGAAATCAAAAAAATTTGAAAGCAAGCATCACTACAATTATTCTAAGGCGTCAAAAACCAAACACGGACACTATACTGCCCATAAAAATACTAAGGAATTAAAAATAGCAAAAGTTGCCAGAAGTTATTCCGGAGCACGGAGTAATAAAGGCACAGTATTGTCAGTCAAATATACACAGAAGAAACTTTATGCAAAAGGTACCGGCACTCATAAATCTAAGGTTGCCCACAAAAGAGAAAAGTTTACGGCAAAAGCCGGTTTGAAACACAACAAAGCAAAGTCATTAAGGGGTGAAAACAACAAAGCTGCGAACAAACACGCCTCAAAAGCAAAGTGCTATATAGTGGCTAAAAAGACAACTAAAGTCTCTAAGGTGAGAAAAGGCAGGGTCTTTGACGTAGCTTCAACTGACCCTAAATGCAAGCCTGTTGCTTACTGA
- a CDS encoding penicillin-binding protein 2 translates to MGKRVYFVFILIALGFLAVVGRLFDLMVLNHDKFVKKSANQRIAEVDIQVRRGMIFDRKGRRLVANLERGSVYLDRANFGGNEEKLYQLAKMIDVSTNELSGQLKSSKNFFWIKRKITLEEIAKVENLRIGGIGITPEAKRSYTLGSLASHIIGFVNLDNKGLEGVEAKYDKELTGEGGKYAVQRDARGNRFYSEDDAENFGNSIVLTIDEGLQYIVEKELDEAMKKWRAVAATVVMMNPFTGEILAISNRPTYDPNNPVKTSPASRRNRAVTDVYEPGSTFKIVTASGVLEEKLAREDEKIDCSGGGIEVGGKIIKDAHPHGVLTFMEVIQKSSNVGTIKLAERLGKQRLYKYIKKFGFGDKTGIDLPGEVSGLVKSPERWSGVSIGAMPIGQEVGVTPLQIVTAYSVIANGGYKVHPHVVKGSITEDGTFSEINKPEPGPQIVSKRVVDIVTRALMMVTQEGGTAKYAEVVGNRVAGKTGTAQMYDRSIGRYSSTDFIGSFVGFVPAEKPAFAMVVVVWKPRGEIYGGLVAAPVFKNIAEKALTYLNVPREDMIKKNVLVVDKGSNMAGILN, encoded by the coding sequence ATGGGTAAGAGAGTATATTTTGTATTTATTTTGATAGCGCTTGGTTTCTTAGCTGTCGTGGGGCGGCTATTTGACCTTATGGTGCTAAATCACGATAAGTTTGTCAAGAAGTCGGCAAATCAGAGAATTGCCGAGGTTGACATTCAGGTAAGAAGAGGTATGATTTTTGATAGAAAAGGAAGACGGCTTGTTGCAAACCTTGAGCGGGGTTCAGTATATCTGGACAGGGCCAACTTTGGCGGCAACGAGGAAAAGCTGTATCAGCTTGCTAAGATGATTGATGTTAGCACAAATGAGTTATCCGGACAGCTTAAGAGCAGCAAGAACTTTTTCTGGATTAAACGGAAAATCACTCTTGAGGAAATAGCAAAGGTGGAAAACCTGAGAATTGGCGGCATAGGGATAACGCCGGAGGCAAAGCGGTCCTACACGCTTGGTTCTCTTGCCTCCCACATTATTGGCTTTGTCAATCTTGACAATAAGGGGCTTGAGGGCGTTGAGGCTAAGTATGATAAGGAGCTGACCGGAGAGGGTGGAAAGTACGCTGTTCAGCGGGATGCCCGCGGTAACAGGTTTTATTCCGAGGATGACGCTGAGAACTTCGGCAACAGTATAGTGCTGACAATTGATGAAGGGCTCCAGTACATAGTGGAAAAGGAACTGGACGAGGCAATGAAAAAGTGGCGGGCTGTGGCTGCCACAGTAGTTATGATGAACCCGTTTACCGGAGAGATTTTAGCCATCTCTAACAGACCGACATATGATCCTAATAATCCTGTCAAAACCAGCCCGGCATCCAGAAGAAACCGCGCTGTAACAGATGTCTATGAGCCCGGGTCAACATTTAAAATTGTAACAGCCTCAGGAGTGCTTGAAGAGAAACTTGCCCGCGAGGACGAAAAAATAGATTGTAGCGGTGGAGGGATTGAAGTTGGCGGGAAAATCATAAAAGACGCCCATCCGCACGGGGTGTTAACTTTTATGGAAGTCATCCAGAAGTCCTCTAATGTAGGAACAATAAAACTTGCTGAAAGACTTGGCAAGCAGCGGCTTTATAAGTATATTAAGAAGTTTGGTTTTGGAGACAAGACAGGCATTGATTTGCCCGGTGAGGTCTCAGGGCTGGTTAAAAGTCCTGAAAGATGGTCAGGAGTCTCAATAGGGGCAATGCCAATAGGACAAGAGGTTGGCGTGACTCCGCTTCAGATAGTGACCGCCTACTCTGTTATAGCTAATGGCGGGTACAAGGTACATCCGCATGTGGTAAAAGGTTCTATAACAGAAGACGGTACGTTTTCAGAAATTAACAAGCCTGAGCCAGGACCCCAGATAGTGTCAAAACGCGTGGTGGATATAGTAACCCGTGCGCTTATGATGGTTACCCAGGAGGGTGGTACTGCAAAGTACGCAGAGGTGGTTGGTAACCGTGTGGCAGGCAAAACAGGTACAGCTCAAATGTATGACAGAAGCATTGGACGCTACTCATCCACAGATTTCATAGGCTCCTTTGTTGGTTTTGTACCGGCTGAAAAGCCAGCCTTTGCAATGGTAGTAGTTGTATGGAAACCAAGGGGTGAAATTTATGGCGGTCTTGTAGCTGCACCGGTGTTTAAAAATATCGCTGAGAAGGCTCTTACCTACTTAAATGTGCCGCGTGAGGACATGATTAAAAAGAATGTCCTGGTTGTGGATAAGGGTAGCAATATGGCGGGTATTTTAAATTAA
- the mraZ gene encoding division/cell wall cluster transcriptional repressor MraZ, whose protein sequence is MTGFFGRHNQRLDEKGRMIVPASFRDVLKSNYGNNLYITATLNDECLQIFPEEEWKALMEKVKTLPKTNEAVKFFKRKVIGSAVECEVDKQGRVLIPPALREDVKIELNAEIVVVGQEDIIEVWDKERLSKVIKRSSDEIKQIEGELSALGV, encoded by the coding sequence ATGACAGGATTTTTCGGCAGACATAACCAGAGACTGGACGAAAAGGGCAGAATGATAGTACCTGCCTCGTTTCGCGACGTTTTAAAGAGCAATTACGGGAATAACCTGTATATAACGGCCACTTTAAATGACGAGTGTCTGCAGATATTTCCTGAGGAGGAGTGGAAGGCACTGATGGAAAAAGTAAAGACCCTTCCTAAGACAAACGAGGCTGTGAAGTTTTTTAAGAGAAAAGTTATAGGGTCGGCAGTAGAGTGTGAAGTGGACAAGCAGGGGAGGGTATTAATTCCGCCGGCACTGAGAGAGGACGTAAAGATAGAGCTAAATGCCGAGATTGTTGTTGTAGGGCAGGAGGATATCATAGAGGTCTGGGATAAGGAAAGGTTGTCAAAGGTAATAAAACGAAGCAGCGACGAAATAAAGCAGATAGAGGGCGAGTTGTCAGCCCTTGGCGTGTAA
- the murD gene encoding UDP-N-acetylmuramoyl-L-alanine--D-glutamate ligase, whose protein sequence is MTTMYKDFRDKAAAVVGLARSGVGAANLCTRLGAKVTVFDAKPCEELKSFIQKLDPQVDMKCGSFDEDVFTSFDIVIVSPGVPLNIPSLKRAKAKGVRIIGELELAYLVLEELRKVGAAAYLAITGTNGKSTTTTLLYEILRNSGFKTIIGGNIGMAITEEISKIVKNFEKPREFVSPDYIVTEVSSFQLESIDKFKPKVSAVLNITPDHLDRHETMDDYVNAKARIFLNQDAMNFLILNADDPLTSGLAQRVGKNGPDVLYFSRKERVRGAFYKDGVIYFNIPELEILCPELVDGTDDSTSPFTFNTANFGIKGGHNIENAMAAALMALVSGCKVKDIWNTLISFKGLEHRLELVTEIDGVKYFNDSKGTNVWSVVKSLESFSEPIVLIAGGRDKSGDYLPLRTLVKERVKALVLIGEARNKLKEALGDVTEVHFAGDMYEAAKCSKRLANGGDVVLLSPACASFDMFKDFEERGRVFKEAVLSLVS, encoded by the coding sequence ATGACAACAATGTATAAGGACTTCAGAGATAAGGCAGCGGCTGTTGTAGGTTTGGCCAGAAGTGGAGTGGGGGCTGCAAATCTCTGTACAAGGCTGGGGGCAAAGGTTACAGTATTTGATGCAAAACCATGTGAGGAGCTAAAGAGCTTCATTCAAAAACTTGATCCACAGGTGGACATGAAGTGCGGCAGTTTTGATGAGGATGTTTTCACATCGTTTGATATTGTTATAGTGAGTCCGGGGGTACCGTTAAATATCCCGTCTCTTAAGCGGGCTAAAGCCAAAGGGGTAAGAATAATAGGAGAGCTTGAGCTTGCGTATCTGGTTTTAGAGGAACTAAGAAAGGTTGGCGCTGCTGCGTATTTAGCAATAACAGGCACAAACGGGAAATCCACAACCACAACTTTGCTATACGAAATACTACGAAATAGCGGGTTTAAAACCATAATCGGCGGCAACATTGGCATGGCAATCACTGAGGAAATCAGTAAAATTGTCAAAAACTTTGAAAAACCCAGAGAATTTGTAAGCCCTGATTATATAGTCACTGAGGTGTCAAGTTTTCAGCTGGAATCAATAGATAAGTTTAAACCAAAGGTTTCAGCTGTATTAAACATAACGCCTGACCATCTGGACAGACATGAAACTATGGATGATTATGTGAATGCCAAGGCACGGATTTTTCTAAACCAGGATGCTATGAATTTTCTTATATTAAATGCCGATGATCCTCTTACAAGTGGTTTAGCACAACGGGTGGGGAAAAATGGTCCTGACGTGTTGTACTTTAGCCGTAAGGAACGTGTAAGAGGAGCTTTTTATAAAGACGGAGTGATTTACTTCAACATTCCAGAACTTGAAATCCTCTGTCCGGAGCTTGTGGATGGCACTGATGACAGCACCAGCCCGTTTACGTTTAACACAGCAAACTTTGGGATTAAAGGTGGCCACAATATAGAAAATGCAATGGCAGCAGCCCTCATGGCTCTTGTCAGCGGCTGTAAGGTCAAAGATATTTGGAACACTCTCATTTCATTCAAAGGACTGGAACACAGGCTTGAACTTGTCACAGAGATTGACGGCGTGAAGTATTTTAATGACTCAAAAGGTACAAACGTGTGGTCTGTAGTTAAATCGCTGGAGAGTTTTAGTGAGCCGATAGTGCTGATAGCTGGCGGGAGGGATAAGTCGGGGGATTATTTGCCCCTCAGGACCCTTGTTAAGGAAAGGGTTAAGGCTCTTGTTTTAATAGGTGAGGCACGAAATAAATTAAAAGAGGCGTTAGGGGATGTTACTGAGGTTCATTTTGCCGGTGATATGTATGAGGCTGCAAAGTGCTCAAAGAGATTAGCCAATGGCGGAGATGTGGTCTTATTGTCTCCGGCTTGTGCAAGTTTCGATATGTTTAAGGATTTTGAGGAAAGAGGGCGGGTGTTTAAAGAAGCAGTTCTCAGTCTTGTTTCATAA
- a CDS encoding UDP-N-acetylmuramoyl-tripeptide--D-alanyl-D-alanine ligase: MFTVDDIVKATGGKVLSDNSTKELLLSGASIDSRTLKTHELFVPLKGNNVDGHDFIETALGKACCCLCSRGGVKPPKGTVVVFVEDTLKALQSLGAYVRASKKIPVIAITGTNGKTTTKELLYKVLSTGYNVFKTMGNFNNHIGLPLSLSKLNDESAAVLEMGASVAGDIELLCNIARPDIGIVTNLGAGHLEGFGDMETLRKTKLELMDFASTMIVNGDDNYLMEEVIRKNNTLKRELLTYGFGSHCAMRAENVESLTDGTGFSARVVFPDGDIKALITNIAGVFNVHNALSALSAGFKLGLNKDDMTEAVSEFSGVPLRLEIERRDGMLLIKDLYNSNPASTKAAVEELCRLKSGRTVAVLGDMLELGAESEKFHRELGQLLSLKGIDVFIAVGKLMGLASDEYQKGESSGAAYKADNAKAAAEILNTVVAQGDTVLIKGSRALKMEGVIN, encoded by the coding sequence GTGTTTACAGTTGATGATATAGTCAAAGCCACAGGCGGTAAGGTTTTATCTGATAACTCAACTAAAGAACTACTGTTAAGCGGCGCTTCAATAGACTCACGCACCCTTAAAACGCATGAGCTCTTTGTGCCCCTTAAGGGCAATAACGTTGATGGCCATGACTTCATAGAAACAGCTCTCGGTAAGGCCTGCTGCTGTTTATGCTCAAGGGGTGGTGTTAAGCCCCCAAAGGGAACTGTGGTTGTTTTTGTGGAGGATACTCTTAAAGCACTTCAATCACTTGGGGCATATGTAAGAGCGTCAAAAAAAATTCCCGTTATAGCCATAACAGGTACAAACGGCAAGACTACGACAAAGGAACTTTTGTACAAGGTGCTTTCAACAGGCTACAACGTATTTAAGACCATGGGAAATTTTAATAATCACATAGGGCTTCCATTGTCTTTAAGTAAACTTAATGACGAAAGCGCAGCGGTGCTAGAGATGGGAGCAAGTGTGGCGGGAGACATTGAGCTTTTGTGTAACATTGCGCGCCCCGACATTGGGATTGTGACAAACCTGGGGGCAGGCCATCTTGAGGGCTTTGGAGATATGGAAACTCTTAGAAAGACTAAGCTTGAGCTTATGGATTTTGCCTCCACTATGATTGTTAATGGCGATGACAACTATCTAATGGAGGAGGTAATAAGGAAAAACAACACACTAAAAAGAGAACTACTGACGTATGGATTTGGTAGCCACTGTGCGATGCGGGCAGAGAACGTGGAGAGTCTTACAGATGGCACAGGGTTTTCAGCAAGAGTGGTTTTTCCTGATGGAGACATTAAGGCTCTGATAACAAACATCGCGGGAGTTTTTAACGTTCACAATGCACTTTCTGCTCTCTCAGCCGGCTTTAAACTTGGTTTAAACAAGGACGATATGACAGAGGCAGTAAGTGAGTTTTCAGGAGTTCCGCTGCGTCTTGAAATAGAAAGAAGAGACGGGATGCTTTTGATAAAAGACCTCTATAACTCAAACCCTGCGTCAACTAAGGCTGCCGTAGAGGAGCTTTGCAGATTAAAAAGTGGGCGCACGGTGGCAGTGCTTGGTGATATGCTTGAGCTTGGCGCTGAGAGCGAGAAGTTTCACAGGGAGCTGGGACAGTTATTGAGCCTTAAGGGAATTGACGTTTTCATTGCAGTTGGCAAACTTATGGGATTAGCCTCAGATGAGTACCAAAAAGGTGAAAGTTCAGGGGCCGCCTACAAAGCTGATAATGCCAAAGCAGCAGCAGAAATTTTAAACACAGTCGTTGCACAAGGAGATACCGTACTTATCAAGGGTTCAAGAGCACTGAAAATGGAGGGAGTTATAAACTAA
- a CDS encoding phospho-N-acetylmuramoyl-pentapeptide-transferase: MLYYLLYAFRDYVSPFNVFRYITFRTAVAIITSMAITFLLAPETIRFLKRISLTQQIRNDGPQSHLSKAGTPTMGGVLIIISTVVSVLLWGNLSNRHVLILLVSTICFSAIGFWDDYLKVSKRNAKGLRAKYKFGLQIAIALVVAVIQYLNVSDPYSTDLIIPFFKKWLFDFGIFYIPFSVFVIVGSSNAVNLTDGLDGLASGLVAIAVFATGVLVYISGHAGLAQYLQVIYINGIGELTVCCGAIFGASLGFLWYNTYPAEVFMGDVGSLGLGGALGTLATLTKHEIVLVLVGGIFVIETISVILQVGSFKLTGKRIFRMAPIHHHFELKGWLEPKTVVRFWIVGFMLALLSLTTIKLR, encoded by the coding sequence ATGCTTTATTACCTGCTATATGCGTTTCGCGATTACGTATCGCCGTTTAATGTATTTCGCTATATAACTTTCAGAACGGCAGTGGCAATTATCACATCAATGGCAATAACGTTTTTGCTTGCCCCAGAGACTATCAGATTTCTTAAGCGAATCAGTCTTACGCAACAGATCCGCAATGACGGACCGCAAAGCCATCTCAGTAAAGCAGGTACACCTACGATGGGAGGGGTGTTGATAATAATATCAACAGTAGTCTCTGTTTTGCTTTGGGGCAACTTGTCAAACAGGCACGTTTTGATTTTACTGGTTTCCACAATATGTTTCAGTGCAATTGGTTTCTGGGATGATTACCTAAAGGTCTCAAAGCGTAACGCAAAGGGGCTCAGGGCAAAGTACAAGTTTGGCCTTCAGATAGCTATTGCGTTGGTCGTTGCCGTCATTCAGTACTTAAACGTGTCAGACCCCTACAGTACCGACCTGATAATACCTTTTTTTAAGAAATGGCTTTTTGATTTTGGGATATTTTATATTCCTTTCAGTGTGTTTGTAATTGTGGGCTCATCAAATGCGGTAAACCTGACAGACGGCTTAGACGGTCTTGCCTCAGGGCTTGTTGCGATAGCGGTTTTTGCAACTGGCGTACTTGTCTATATATCCGGCCATGCAGGGCTTGCACAGTACCTGCAGGTGATTTACATAAACGGAATTGGTGAGCTTACGGTCTGCTGTGGAGCTATATTTGGTGCTTCGCTGGGGTTTTTGTGGTATAACACGTACCCTGCTGAGGTTTTTATGGGAGATGTAGGCTCTCTTGGATTGGGTGGTGCTCTTGGCACCTTAGCCACACTAACAAAGCATGAGATTGTTCTGGTGCTTGTTGGCGGGATTTTTGTGATAGAAACAATATCTGTAATCTTGCAGGTAGGATCATTTAAGTTAACCGGTAAGAGAATCTTCAGGATGGCTCCCATACACCACCACTTTGAACTAAAAGGCTGGTTGGAACCAAAAACAGTTGTCAGGTTTTGGATTGTTGGTTTTATGCTTGCATTGCTAAGTTTAACTACTATTAAATTGAGGTGA
- a CDS encoding UDP-N-acetylmuramoyl-L-alanyl-D-glutamate--2,6-diaminopimelate ligase, whose product MNISEVLGRIKVREIDGNLTRTANGVTYDSRKVQPGNMFFAIKGEHSDGHNYIADAVKNGASSVIYEDDVNIEPYSGKDVLFVRVEDVRLALGYISANHYGDPSTHLNLTGITGTNGKTSTSYILKSILEANAKDVGLIGTVAYMIKDKVHTAGHTTPESPEFQMYLSEMYKAGCTHVVTEVSSHALSQRRVDGVEFDTAVFTNLTRDHLDYHKDMDDYYNAKMRLFTELVKPTGTAIINTDDPYGRRLFTQHPGRMITYGLNADADVRATDINLSMSGLEFTVSSDGKYYKTASNLRGLINVYNILAAFSTALSLGIPFNDILAGIYNLKIVTGRFEPIDEGQDFNVIIDYAHTDDALKNLLENVRKIVPGKIITVFGCGGNRDKGKRPIMGAVATSLSDFAIITSDNPRYEEPLDIIKQIEEGAAEGYSVEPDRAKAIRDAIYMAGAGDAVVIAGKGHEPYQEIKGVQHPFSDKETASKILKKLLKEKD is encoded by the coding sequence ATGAATATCAGTGAGGTGCTTGGCAGGATAAAGGTGCGTGAGATTGACGGCAATCTTACACGGACAGCTAACGGCGTTACTTATGATTCAAGGAAAGTACAGCCGGGCAATATGTTTTTCGCTATAAAGGGTGAACACTCAGATGGCCACAATTATATAGCCGATGCTGTAAAAAATGGAGCCAGCTCTGTTATCTACGAAGATGATGTTAACATTGAGCCGTATAGCGGCAAAGATGTTCTCTTTGTCAGGGTTGAGGATGTAAGGCTTGCACTGGGGTATATCTCAGCCAATCACTATGGCGACCCCTCCACACATCTTAATCTAACAGGAATAACAGGTACAAACGGCAAGACATCCACTTCTTACATCCTGAAATCCATACTTGAGGCTAACGCTAAAGATGTCGGACTTATCGGCACTGTTGCCTACATGATTAAAGATAAAGTCCATACGGCAGGACACACAACTCCTGAGTCCCCAGAGTTTCAAATGTATCTAAGTGAGATGTATAAAGCCGGATGTACGCACGTGGTTACGGAGGTCTCCTCTCATGCTCTTTCGCAAAGGCGGGTTGACGGGGTTGAGTTTGACACAGCTGTGTTTACTAATCTGACCAGAGACCATCTCGATTACCACAAAGACATGGATGACTATTATAACGCCAAGATGAGACTCTTTACTGAGCTGGTTAAACCAACCGGCACGGCCATTATAAACACAGATGATCCGTACGGCAGGAGGTTATTCACGCAGCACCCCGGACGGATGATTACTTATGGTTTAAATGCTGATGCCGATGTAAGGGCAACAGATATAAACCTCTCTATGTCAGGACTTGAATTTACAGTATCCTCAGATGGTAAGTATTATAAGACTGCCTCAAACCTGAGAGGTCTCATAAATGTATATAATATTCTTGCCGCATTTTCTACAGCTCTCTCTCTGGGTATCCCCTTCAATGACATACTTGCCGGCATATACAACTTAAAGATCGTTACTGGCAGATTTGAACCTATAGACGAGGGGCAGGATTTTAACGTAATTATTGACTATGCGCACACGGATGATGCTTTGAAAAATCTGCTTGAAAACGTAAGGAAAATAGTTCCGGGGAAAATTATAACGGTTTTTGGCTGCGGTGGTAACCGTGACAAGGGTAAGCGTCCGATTATGGGCGCTGTGGCAACATCCCTTAGTGATTTCGCAATCATTACATCAGACAATCCCAGATATGAGGAGCCGCTGGATATAATTAAACAAATAGAGGAGGGCGCTGCAGAGGGTTATAGTGTGGAGCCAGACAGGGCAAAGGCTATACGTGATGCTATATATATGGCAGGTGCCGGAGATGCGGTTGTTATTGCAGGGAAAGGACATGAGCCTTATCAGGAAATCAAAGGTGTTCAGCATCCCTTTAGTGATAAAGAGACAGCTTCAAAGATATTAAAGAAATTATTAAAGGAAAAGGATTAA
- the rsmH gene encoding 16S rRNA (cytosine(1402)-N(4))-methyltransferase RsmH, whose amino-acid sequence MVIHRPVMAAEVMGMLNVQRNGVYVDGTVGTGGHALEIVNVLTGGRLIALDKDIEAQKQAAERLTGKPVQFVKENFSRIRDVVEGLGLTGVDGVLFDLGMSMFQVKNHERGFSFDSEYPLDMRMDITQGKSAQEVVNTLNKKELEEILKNFGEEPLCVKIADAIVKTRRIRKIRTCRELSQIVLDVYGGRGKVHPATRTFQALRIYVNDELNSLKNGLLGARDVLNPGGRLCVISYHSLEDRIVKRFLAESKTEGRMAVLTKKPVMAQAQEIKENPAARSAKLRGGIKL is encoded by the coding sequence ATGGTTATTCACAGGCCGGTTATGGCGGCAGAGGTCATGGGGATGCTAAACGTACAAAGAAATGGGGTGTACGTTGACGGGACTGTGGGAACCGGAGGTCATGCCCTGGAGATAGTAAATGTACTGACCGGCGGCAGATTAATAGCCCTTGATAAAGACATTGAGGCTCAAAAGCAGGCAGCTGAGCGGCTCACAGGGAAACCTGTACAATTCGTAAAGGAAAATTTTTCCCGCATTCGTGATGTCGTTGAGGGCCTTGGTTTAACAGGTGTTGACGGAGTGCTCTTTGACTTAGGTATGTCAATGTTTCAGGTAAAAAACCACGAGCGCGGTTTTAGTTTTGACTCTGAATATCCGCTTGACATGAGAATGGACATAACTCAGGGCAAAAGTGCGCAAGAGGTAGTAAACACCCTGAATAAGAAAGAACTTGAGGAGATTTTAAAAAATTTTGGTGAAGAACCACTCTGTGTGAAAATCGCCGATGCGATTGTTAAAACAAGGCGTATCAGAAAAATCAGGACTTGCCGTGAACTTTCGCAAATTGTCTTAGACGTTTATGGCGGAAGGGGAAAGGTCCATCCTGCCACAAGGACATTTCAAGCTCTCAGAATCTATGTAAACGATGAGCTTAACTCTTTAAAAAATGGGCTTTTGGGAGCACGGGATGTGTTAAATCCAGGTGGACGGCTTTGTGTGATTTCTTACCACTCACTTGAGGACCGTATAGTTAAGAGGTTTTTGGCAGAGAGTAAAACAGAGGGACGTATGGCTGTTCTAACAAAAAAACCGGTAATGGCACAAGCTCAGGAAATAAAGGAAAATCCTGCTGCAAGGTCAGCCAAACTCAGAGGAGGAATCAAGCTATGA